The Glandiceps talaboti chromosome 19, keGlaTala1.1, whole genome shotgun sequence genome contains a region encoding:
- the LOC144450174 gene encoding uncharacterized protein LOC144450174, translated as MRIHTNERPFLCNECGKCFTQSCCLKVHIRIHTNERPFVCKECGKSFTGNSNLKVHMRIHTNERPFLCNECGKSCTQRSHLKVHMRIHTNERPYLCNECGKSFTNSSNLKVHMRIHTNERPFLCKECGKCFTQKSHLKVHMRIHTNERPFVCKECGKSFTGNSNLKVHIRIHTNERPFLCKECGKSCTQRSHLKGHIKIHTNERPFVCKECGKSFTGNSNLKVHMRIHTNERPFLCNECGKCFTQSCHLKVHIRIHTNERPFVCKECGKSFTGNSNLKVHMRIHTNERPFVCKECGHSFTQSSDLKVHMRIHTNERPFLCNECGKSFTQSSDLKVHMRIHTNERPFVCKECGKSFTQSSDLKVHMRIHTNERPFLCNECGKCFTGNSNLKVHMRIHTNERPFLCNECGKCFTGNSNLKIHMRIHTNERPFVCKECGKSFTQSSDLKVHMRIHTNERPFVCKECGHSFTNSSNLKVHMRIHTNERPFLCKECGQTFTYSNALQVHMRIHTN; from the exons atgagaatccatacaaatgaaagaccatttctATGTAATGAGTGTGGTAAATGTTTTACTCAAAGTTGTTGTCTGAAGGTACACAttagaatccacacaaatgaaagaccatttgtatgtaaggagtgtggtaaaagttttactgGAAATAGTAATctaaaagtacacatgagaatccatacaaatgaaagaccatttctATGTaatgagtgtggtaaaagttgtACTCAAAGGAGtcatctgaaagtacacatgagaatccatacaaatgaaagaccatatctaTGTaatgagtgtggtaaaagttttactaACAGTAGTAATctaaaagtacacatgagaatccatacaaatgaaagaccatttctatgtaaggagtgtggtaaatgTTTTACTCAAAAGAGTCATctaaaagtacacatgagaatccatacaaatgaaagaccatttgtatgtaaggagtgtggtaaaagttttactgGAAATAGTAATCTAAAAGTACACAttagaatccatacaaatgaaagaccatttctatgtaaggagtgtggtaaaagttgtACTCAAAGGAGTCATCTGAAAGGACACATTaaaatccacacaaatgaaagaccatttgtatgtaaggagtgtggtaaaagttttactgGAAATAGtaatctgaaagtacacatgagaatccatacaaatgaaagaccatttctATGTAATGAGTGTGGTAAATGTTTTACTCAAAGTTGtcatctgaaagtacacattagaatccacacaaatgaaagaccatttgtatgtaaggagtgtggtaaaagttttactgGAAATAGtaatctgaaagtacac atgagaatccatacaaatgaaagaccatttgtatgtaaggagtgtggtcacagttttactcaaagtagtgatctgaaagtacacatgagaatccatacaaatgaaagaccatttctATGTaatgagtgtggtaaaagttttactcaaagtagtgatctgaaagtacacatgagaatccatacaaatgaaagaccatttgtttgtaaggagtgtggtaaaagttttactcaaagtagtgatctgaaggtacacatgagaatccatacaaatgaaagaccatttctATGTAATGAGTGTGGTAAATGTTTTACTGGAAATAGTAATctaaaagtacacatgagaatccatacaaatgaaagaccatttctATGTAATGAGTGTGGTAAATGTTTTACTGGAAATAGTAATCTAAAaatacacatgagaatccatacaaatgaaagaccatttgtatgtaaggagtgtggtaaaagttttactcaaagtagtgatctgaaagtacacatgagaatccatacaaatgaaagaccatttgtctgtaaggagtgtggtcacAGTTTTACTAACAGTAGtaatctgaaagtacacatgagaatccatacaaatgaaagaccatttctatgtaaggagtgtggtcaaaCTTTTACTTACAGTAATGCTTTgcaagtacacatgagaatccacacaaattaa
- the LOC144450175 gene encoding uncharacterized protein LOC144450175, with amino-acid sequence MDNEELVFSLYERDLNEAYQVLLYRLENNTLSDKDKSIIIDCLCQHGLVTLDEVMVEEDSEEHCIEYSTRSDCDVLVTNENQKSPQTTITCENSDNVSHEQTLPDSEEHCIEYSTRSDCDVLVTNENQNFPQTTITCENSDNVSQAQTLPDSEEHCVEYSAISNDNESHANDRPFLCEERGKSFTQSSNLKKHTRIHKNERPFVCNECGHSFTNSSNLKVHMRIHTNERPFVCKECGKSFTQSSDLKVHMRIHTNERPFVCKECGHSFTNSSNLKVHMRIHTNERPFLCKECGQTFTYSNALQVHMRIHTN; translated from the exons ATGGACAATGAAGAGTTGGTATTCAGCCTGTATGAACGGGACTTGAATGAAGCATATCAAGTGTTACTTTACCGACTTGAGAATAATACACTCTCTGATAAAG ATAAATCCATAATAATTGATTGTCTTTGTCAACATGGACTTGTTACATTGGATGAAGTCATGGTTGAAGAAGACTCTGAGGAGcattgtatagagtatagtacAAGAAGTGACTGTGATGTGTTAGTGACCAATGAGAATCAGAAATCTCCACAAACTACAATTACATGTGAAAATAGTGATAACGTTAGCCATGAACAGACTTTGCCAGACTCTGAGGAGcattgtatagagtatagtacAAGAAGTGACTGTGATGTGTTAGTGACCAATGAGAACCAGAACTTTCCACAAACTACAATAACATGTGAAAATAGTGATAATGTTAGCCAAGCACAGACTTTGCCAGACTCTGAGGAACATTGTGTAGAGTATAGTGCTATAAGTAATGACAATGAAAGCCATGCAAATGACaggccatttctatgtgaggagcgtggtaaaagttttactcaaagtagTAATCTGAAAAAGCACACAAGAAtccataaaaatgaaagaccatttgtctGTAATGAGTGTGGTCACAGTTTTACTAACAGTAGtaatctgaaagtacacatgagaatccatacaaatgaaagaccatttgtatgtaaggagtgtggtaaaagttttactcaaagtagtgatctgaaagtacacatgagaatccatacaaatgaaagaccatttgtctgtaaggagtgtggtcacAGTTTTACTAACAGTAGtaatctgaaagtacacatgagaatccatacaaatgaaagaccatttctatgtaaggagtgtggtcaaaCTTTTACTTACAGTAATGCTTTgcaagtacacatgagaatccacacaaattaa